The following coding sequences lie in one Arachis stenosperma cultivar V10309 chromosome 5, arast.V10309.gnm1.PFL2, whole genome shotgun sequence genomic window:
- the LOC130980798 gene encoding uncharacterized protein LOC130980798: MHVLNRDGVGLISDRHESIISAVGRSDGAWQYPRAIHIFCIRHIASNFLRRFKAPQMQMLIVNIGYSRIVREFNMRYDIYYERVVAYKQWLDNIPRSQYALAYDEGYHWGHMTTNLVECINGIFKGARNLPVTALFKTTFYRLNALFTRKWVEAEARISAGHLFSEYATEKIQSNQTASENMQVNLFDRQNKVFEVREMPSGLEFAVNLRLRHCDCAEFKVDRNSCHHVFACCAKQRLDWKQYVHEVYTMAEIRKVYRTRFRPLENPTTWPVYLGSRLVPNPHLRRVAKGRPKKIRFWNEMDVRDLRGPRHCRLCGGEGHNRSRCPHRGGASASGSAPNE, translated from the exons ATGCATGTACTTAATCGAGATGGTGTTGGTCTTATCTCTGATCGACACGAGTCCATTATCTCAGCTGTAGGTCGTAGTGATGGAGCATGGCAATACCCGAGGGCTATTCACATATTTTGCATTAGGCACATAGCTTCGAACTTCTTGAGAAGGTTCAAAGCGCCACAAATGCAAATGCTGATTGTCAACATAG GCTATTCTAGAATAGTCCGTGAATTCAACATGCGTTACGATATATATTATGAACGGGTTGTGGCTTACAAGCAGTGGCTCGACAATATTCCTCGGTCGCAATATGCCTTGGCATATGATGAAGGATATCACTGGGGACACATGACCACTAACTTAGTGGAGTGCATTAACGGGATTTTTAAAGGAGCACGTAATCTTCCTGTGACAGCCCTTTTCAAGACAACTTTTTACAGACTTAATGCCTTGTTCACAAGGAAGTGGGTCGAGGCTGAGGCTCGTATAAGTGCAGGTCATCTATTCTCTGAGTATGCAACTGAGAAAATTCAGTCTAATCAAACGGCATCAGAAAATATGCAAGTTAATTTATTTGACAGGCAGAACAAAGTTTTTGAAGTACGGGAGATGCCTAGCGGTTTAGAGTTTGCAGTAAATCTGCGTCTAAGACATTGTGATTGTGCAGAGTTTAAGGTCGATCGAAATTCTTGTCACCATGTATTTGCTTGTTGTGCAAAACAGCGCCTAGATTGGAAGCAGTATGTGCATGAGGTATATACAATGGCAGAGATCCGAAAGGTGTACAGAACCCGATTCAGGCCACTAGAAAATCCAACAACATGGCCAGTGTATCTAGGATCACGACTAGTACCCAATCCTCACCTCAGGCGAGTGGCCAAAGGCCGTCCTAAAAAAATACGCTTCTGGAATGAAATGGATGTGCGTGATTTACGTGGTCCTAGACATTGTAGACTTTGTGGTGGTGAGGGTCACAACCGAAGTAGATGCCCGCATCGTGGAGGAGCTAGTGCTAGTGGTTCGGCTCCGAATGAATAG